The genomic DNA TCTTTTATTGAGCATTAGATTTTGGGGAGTTGGTCTCAACAAATGAGTATCAAATCTGATTGAGCCAGCCAGAGCTTCTGTGTGGTAGTGCTACAAAACACcctgtccagcaccgcattgccgaTAGTGATTATCCTGGATATCTGAGAATATTTATCTCTAGCACTCTCCTGCTTAAGCTTCAGCCTTATCAGACCTAATTAGGGAATTATTTGGTACCAAATGCATGAGCTATCCAAATCAAAACAAGTAACTTTAGATAACTTTTATTACaatatatttattcttctttctgttgTTGAAAATCAATGCAAGTTTTTGATAGCTCACTCCTTTCATCCTTCTTCTGATTTTAAATCTTCATAAAATGACCTTGAACATTAGCTTCAAAAGAAGTCGTATGAAATGCAAAAATCTAGACTGAAGTTTTGTATTTGCAGCAGTAAATGCCTAAAAATCTGATCTCTATGGTTCTCTGACTTTTCAGCAAAGATAACTAGTCAAAGGGCATCTACTGACCTCTTCAAGAAACTGTTTTCCAGGTGACAGAGGGTCAGGTATTCTGTGATCAAACTTTATATTGGTTAAATAAGATGTCACCTGCTAGACTTGTTTATTCCAGTAAAGCAGATTTGCTAGTGACACCTGTGCATCTTAAAGGATTATACGCAACATTCTCTGTTTGTCCAGGCAGCTGATAGGTGGGTCTTGTCTCTAACAGGTCCCTAGAGACCAGAGGAAGACAGCAGTCGGTAGGAGGATTTCTGAAAACAGCCTCTCTTCGGAGGACTTTGATGTTGGCCAAGGAGAGAAGAGTCATAGTACATCAGGTCAGTAAACATCatggtttgtgttttttgttttttgtgtgggttttttttttagtttttaaaaaactacttTATACAATACAATGGAGATAACTTTTGCCTTTTAGAAATGGAAGGAAGTGCAGTCATCTTACATCTGTAAAGTCCATGTGAGCATTGCATTTAATGAATTAAGTCTTGCTGTGAATTTTAAACCATTATATTCTTAAGCACGGGAAACCACGGAACAGGAGATAACTAGCAAGTTAAGGAATGGAACCCATTTTTTCCCTGGGTCTTAATCCTAGGACAATCCTAGAACTACTTTTAATAGTCGAACTAATTTAGAAAGTAGTGAACAGACAAGACAATATGCCTTCTTCCTTCTTGCTTTAATTCTCATCCCTTCTACCTTGTCCAGACACGGGTAACTACAGCTAGCCTTATGACTTGAGCAAAGTTACGTATTTTTCCTATGTTTGGAGACTCTTGTATAACAAAGCATTTACAATCTTCTGTGTTTTCAGCCTATGGCTAACGTTATATCTCACTATGTAGTGATGCACATTGTGTCCTTATTTAAGCAATACTGGAGAGAATGGCAAGAACTACTCACATTTGTTTATTGTCCCCAAGAGGGACCTTAATGATTCATACAAATTTGTAGTCATTCAAGGCCACTAGCTAGTGAAAGGTCATTTTTTTACCATTCTTTATTGAACAATTAAGCTATTACTGAAGACCTGACCATTATACAGGGAAGGTAGATAGCAGAGCAGTCACAGGACCTGGCTTTTTAAACCTATTTGGCTAACATCTGACAGCAAAAATGAAAGATGGATGGCAAGTAATGGGGCATAGTTCTGCGAGTCACCTATGCAGAGACTTAAGCTCCcaaatgtttctttcctcttgagataaaaacagatgCTTCAAATGATCCTGCGAGATTAAACTGAATTATTTCATAACATGTTTGTTCTCAAGATCCTCATCTGTAACATGTCATGCGATAAATTATTTTCACGGAGAAGGTGGAAGTGGCAGGTGAGACTTCCCTCCTTGCTTCCCATGTTTTCCCCAAAAGACTTTGACAACTATTCCACTACAGGAATGATGTATATTTCCATTTAGCCACTGTAGCAGCTGCTTTCATCTGACAATAACAGCAAAACAATCTTCAGTGTTAAAACTGTGTGCTCTCATTACTTCTAAGACCACTGGCTGGACGCTGCATCTGGTGAATACTTCTGAAACTAGCTGGATTAATTATGAGACTTGGAGCATAAACCTTTAACTGAGACATTTCTGTGTTCTTCAGATCTGGAATTTCTGTGGTCTTGGGAGTGGTGAAGGGATGGGATTTGTAATTCTTTCTGTAGATGGGTCTACTGGTGTTCCTGAAAGTTACCCTTTATTCATGTAGTTCTTTTTGCAGGGCATCTTGTAGATACTAGTCCAGCACTCAGTCCAGATAAGGCAGAGACCAAGAAAAGCCTGGAGATGCCTCGCTTAACAGAGACTTCAATAAAGGATAGGCTGGCAAAGTATCAGGCAGCTGTGTCCAAGCAGGGCAGTTCCACAGGCCTCATTACCATGGTAAGTCTGTCCTCTGGCTTGCGTAGAAGTGAATTTTTGTCCCAACCTGAGACTGGAAGGATGATCTTATGGAAACCAGGCTTTTTGAAGATAATGCcatcttcttttgaaaataactttGTGCCCATAGGAGTAATTTCTAATGAAGAGTTGCCTCTACATACTgcaggaagaaataaatatttgcatcttCCTGGAATAATCTTGAAATTTTTCCAAGGAATTAATTGCTGGCACCCTGACTGAGGTCCTTCTGAAACATAgctgaaattcatttttctttctgcatgtctGTAGCTCTCTACatgtttgctgctgttgttgttttttcttaaaaaaaaaaaaacaaaccaaactcaaTTCTGTATTGTTCACTAGCTATAAGctaggggaaactgaggcacagtaaGATGGAGCGACTTTCAATGTCATACGATGCATAGAACCTGGATTTCTTGGCCTGCAGCTTTGGAATCTCCAGTCAGTTTTCCTCCCTTTTGTTTTTCACCTCCCTTCAAGTCTCCTCACCCATTATCTGAATCCAATTAGACTCTTGCAGTGAATGAACCCATGCCAATTTTGCAGATATTTGATCAGGAAATGAGCAATTAATGAATCATGGCAAAGTATTGCAGCTGAAGAGATTGCAAGAATCTAAGCTTTTGTTAAAAAGTGCTTAAGTACATTTGCTGGCACTGTCTGATACTTTTGCTTAATGATGGGAACTTTTATTGCTTAAGTATGACTTTTATTAACCGGAGTAATAAATTTTAAGAGGATAGGCCTTTTTAAGTTAGGAAACTTGCActggaaataaaaggcaaaaatgaTGGTTGTAAGCTTTGGAAGAGTGCATGCTTCCTGGGTATCTTTGTAGAGAGGCAAAAGTCTCTTCCCAGCTGAAATGATTTCTGAATTTCATATGCAGTGTGGGTCTAATTCTCCAACCCTTGGGAGGAAAGTCGAGTAAACTTCACTGCATGAATGGAAAGTAATTGCAGCCAGTGCAACAAATCTGATTAACTGTTAATTGCTGATTTCTGCATTCTGTTTCTCGCCTGGATTCAGTTTGCTAGATTGCCTTTTCCAGTTGTGGCTCAGAGTGGTAGCTGATCCACTAAATTATGTCCTAATGGCAAGAGATTTACCATAGATGTCTCTTGAGGCTCTTGTTTGCAAATCCCCAATGCTATCAGTCTGAGTGTCAGTCCAACGTGATGCTCTTAGGATGTCCCATTTGGCAGAATCTCTTTCGATTTTGGCCTGGCACATCGACAAGGGCAGCACATAAGATGGAGCAAATAACGGTTTCTGAGGCCAATGTTTGCAGTACTTCTGTGTTCCAATAGCAGCCATAACTCTTGGATATTCTCCTTCCCTGCTGACAAAGCAACTAGGGCTCTTTTGATATGGTAGTGTGGTATTTGTACTTCCCTTCTCTTAAAATGTGTCACATCTGTGCTACAAAGGAAAGCCATAATCTGTTCTGGGAACAACTATTTTGAGGACATTGTGGTGTAATTAGGCCTGGATTAAAACTGATAGACACTTTCACAGTTGGTTAGAGTAAGGGTGAGAAGCAATCATTTCTGTGCATTGCAAGTGATtcaggaaggggagggagagatgaTGGACAGCATATTTAGAGCTCTATACATTAAAATTCTAACATTCAATTGCATACCTGTTAGACGTGGTTGGTTTTGTGCAGACTTGTTTACAAAATCCGGTAAGATGCTGGTGCTGGCATTTGGCTGTTTCTCTGTCACATTACAGAGAAGATGCCTTGTGAAAGGCACGAGTCTTTCTCCAATTATCTTGTATCCTGTGGCAATGAAAGAAACACGAGGTTtcactggattttattttttttaagtctgaaagATTCTTTTGTGAAAATCTTAAACAAGTCAGATTGTCAAGAACAAAAATCTTGGTAAATAACAGAATTAGGTTTTTTGACTAGTGTTGAAGGAAGGGTAGGATTTGCTTTTATGTCtaattgtatttttcagttaCACAGTGCTTTAGATAGCACTTGTAATAAAATACTtctaatttcaaatgaaaagttaACATTTCTGGAAGAGGAAGATGTGGATTTAGCAGGGGAAATGAGAATTGATTTTAAACAGGAATCTGGAAGTAGAGAAAAGGGGTTGTTTAGAAAAATGCTGGCATTACCTCCCAGAGTTTAGTAAAACCCCATCTTGTTTCATTGGAATGTATCACTTACCAAGTTTGTATAGCTTTTTATGCTCCCTCCTTTAATTATCACTGTATATACTAGGAAAACAGTTTAAagaagattttaagaaaaatagaaagcaagtACTTTCCTAGGGGAAAAGAACCTGTCAACTTTCAAGTGCTTTATTCTATAGAATGAGATTCAAGCCAGTGAAAGTGAACTCAAGAATTACAAATCTGAGCAGAAGGAGAATATGCCACCAAGTCTTGAGGACTCCATTTCCTATCAGGATGGGGAGAAGGTAAGATGCTCATGCTGGTGAAGATCAAGGACTTCACTTTAAGTGGAACTAGTTGTAGAAGCACAGCTGATATACTTGTTCCACATGCCATCTAGAAATTGAATATGAGCAGCTGATACAGATTACTTACATGCTGCagaattcctgattttttttttaaattatttttttaaactgtgtctgAATTATAAGCTAGCAAGTCTCTGTAGAAGACTTGTAAGCAGTTGTGGAGAATATCTAGAGAAAAACTTAGTTTTCTTGGAGAGTTGCCCTGTCTTCTCAGTAATGGCATGCCTGTAGTGTGGCAGAATTCTTCAATATCACACTTACTGTATTTTCTGATAGCTTCAGTAGCTGACTGGGGCTGAAACCTTTgatggttttgtggggttttttgttctgtgttttttttactCTGCCATTAATTTTTGATGACTATGATGAAGCCATCTAAACTTTTTTGTGTCATGTTCCCTAACTGTAAAAAGATGATTCACAGCTAggtatttgtggggtttttgtttgtttgtttgtttttttaataaaacaaaaaagaaaccacaccaggaaaaaaaaacatgagaagCTTTGTGTGACGCAAGTAAAAGGAGTTTGTCGCTGTTTCTTCTGCATTTAGTGGCTAAATTTTGATTAAGATAACTGAGAATGCCagtttgggtttgttcctggTTTTGAGCTTCAGCTGTAAACTGAGACTAAATTACTCTGTGAATTAGAGATAATAAAGCATGCTTAAGCATTTGTATACTAAACTGGGGACAGCAGACGGGATAAAAGTAGCTGAATAATAATTGGGGTACTGTGTATTCCAGCCATTCTGAACACGTGGCAGCCTAATGCCAGGAGGGCTTTTAGAGCTTTCCAGCCTTCCTTGGGCAAGGGGCCAAATTGTTGCTTTCAGCTGTTCCTCACTGACAGCTGAGCAGCTTCATGTTTAACTGGTCGAGGCTGCTTTTTGCTAAAAGGTGAGTTAATTAAAAGAACACTTGTTAAATCAGAATACTTCCCTGCTGTTGAATGGAGGATTTGAATAAAATTTCTTGTGTTCAGCTGTAATTGTGAAGTTACTTGTTGAGGTGTCAAGGTGCAGTAAATAACCTGAATAGAACATTGTTTGAGAGCCAGGATTGTCCTTTTGTAATGACATGATGAACTTTGAAAATAAGCCTAATTAAAACTACTAGTAGTAAATGTCAGAAATGGGAATCCTctggcaaaaaggaaacaaaagaaacttGCTAACCTTCTATGTCATTTTTTACACTGAATCTGTGAAAGATTTAGTAGCCAGACATGTGTGACTCTAACAGCCACAGAACATGCTGATGCACTTCCTAGTATACTAGTGTTGCAGTTATTTTATTACAGTAGACCAGAGTATGTTAATATATGTAACTTGCTTCTTCATTACCTCATTAATTTGCAAACTTCACTTGCTTGCAATGGACCTTCCAATCATTAAAGTGAATTAGTGATGATTTGCAGTTAATCTTGTAACAGTACTTCAGTTTCTCAGTGTAGCTATTTACAACTATTTGATTTAATAGCAATAGTGCCaagtttaataaagaaatttaCATCAAGAGCTTTATCTGTAACATGTTTAGTATCTGAAACTGGTTTATATCCAACTCTtctgaaaagttgtttttttaaaaatatgaatctgTTTCTGAAGGAGGATGAACAGGATAGGTCCAGGCATGTTTGTCCCAACCTGGGAACAGCAGACTTCTAGTTCtacaaaagcttttttaaaattcagctgttctttttatttttttttcccccaaagcactGTCTTTGAATGTTTAAATGTCATATATTTGTCAAATGTTGGAGGGAGCCATGAGATTTCCAGTAACTGTGTACTGCTTGGTGTCAAGGGATTTCTGAGTAAGAAAACCTGGGAGGTAAATCAATGAAATCAACAAGGATTTCTGAAGACTAATAGATGAAGGTGTACAAGCTGCAGGtgtttgggaaaacaaaaatatggtgtttgtgtgtgtgaacacTATGGCAGATAATCTGAATATTGCAAGAGCTGTAAAATTATGAGGATGTCTACCTTGTAGCAAGGACTAACATTCTTGGCAGTCAGCTGGACTCTGCCTTGTGccttacaaaacaaaaagtagCTTCATGTGCACGTCACTGTGGCCAGTGTCTTCCTGTTTAAGTGCTTACAGTGTCAAACTGCCTGTTGTGTTACTCAGGCCATGATTATTCAGACTTCAGAAGGTCAAAGGTGCTCATGGTCTCATATTCTCTTGCAGGTTTCTGTAGGTGAGAACAGCTTGTCTTTCCACTCTGGTCTTCTAGAGGACGGCAATGGTAAGCACTGGTTCTCCTGCCTCAACAAGAGTAAAGCACGTGGCTGAGGAAAAGCACTAACTCTGCCCTGTTGTGTGTAGGATGCTTAAGATCGGTCCTGTCAAATGATGAATTTGACCCAATAAAAACCTGACTTGTACTAAAAATCTGTCCTGTGCCTAACTCAAACTTTATAAGAATTTCTCTCAGGTTTAGCAGTTCATTTGCAATTGTAATTCTAAGACATCTGTAACTCTTGTTTGCTCTGATTGAACATATTTAAGTGTAGCTTCCTCACCATTTGGACTTAGAGCTCTGGCAACTACTACATCAGTCAATGGGCTGAAGTACTTATTAATGCAGGACAATTACCAAGTGTCTTTGGTGTTGTCCAGAGATAGACAAGTTCCTATTCAGTAAAGTACTTAAGCACGTTCTCATGGTGCCTTAGCTTTATGCCTAAATTCAAGCCCCCATGTAAGCACTTGCAGAAATGAAGAACAGTTCCTGGAAGTTAGATGTTGGATCCTCATATATTAGTTTCCTTTACATATCAAATTAACTTTCCTGGTAAATCAGAAAAGTAGAATGATCATGTTTAAGTATCTAGATCTAACGGTTTAACAGCAGATGTTCAAGAAAAAATGTGTTAGCCCTTAGCTGGTAGATTGCTGTTCAGTCTTCCGAGCATAAGCTTTCCATGGTTTTAAAATCATTGCAATtaacttttcttcctcctgtgctCCCTTAGTTGGACAAAACTTGGAGAGCGAGACAGAAGTTCAGAAACCTGTCAGCACAAAGCAGCAAAACTTTGGTTCTAAACCAGCTGGCCAGACAGATGCATCTCTGCCAAAAGCAGTGAAGGTAAAGCAGCTATTTATTCTCAAGCATTGGCGATGGTTAAAGCCAACTAACTTCTCTATTTAATATTGAAAAGCCTTAATGCAACCAATGTGGTCATAAAGGGTCTCGCAGTAACTAATCAATATCTGATCTGTCTTCATTAGACTCTGTTCATGAGGGAACTTTAATTCAGAATGGAAAAGCATCTGAAAACTGTCAGTTTTTCTTCAAAGCTTAAGTCTGAGTTGCTTGCTGGGAGTTGCCCTGCCACTGTTAAAACAGCGTGCCCTGGTGACACAGGCAGTTTCTCTCCAGTGTGGGGAAAAGAGGTTTGAGCAGGGGGTCGTATCAGGGATTGTCTATGCCTCTTGTAAAGTCAGTGCTCCTAGAGACTGGCACTGAGGTCCTGATACTGCTCTCCAGAGCCCTTAGTAGACTGGGACTTGGCTTTCCActctcctcttccagctgttCCCAAGGTAACTGCAATTGGTAGCAGCTTCCTATTAAGGGCACTGCAGTGACTGACCCCACAAAGACTGAGTTTGGCATTCTGAATAGCAAGTCCttaatgttacattttctttagcGGGAGCTATAAGGCATAAAGCAGATGGAGAACTTCTTGGATAGGAATGTATTTGCTAATCTTATTAGACACACAAACGGCAGTGCTGAACATTTTGATCACACTGTACTTTCTTGTCACGTGTGCTGTCTGGAGCTAGGATGCCTGTTCCCTGGCTGCCACAGACTTCCTGGCTCACTCCTGAGGAAACAACtgtgcttttgttgttttccccATCTTTGAGAGGAACAGCACTGACCTCACGAAGACCAGTGAGATGTGGCTTCCTAGTGTTCTGGAGTATAAATGCCAGTATGCGAAATTAGAGCTGCCTATAACGTTTTTGTAATCTCAGTCTGTTACAGCATACAAGATACATACAACCTGTGTGTCTTGGTCCTCTGTGCTATCTCTTTATATTAATAGAACCATTTTAGATCTCTACCTTGTTACTGCTTGAGATGATGCACTGCCGAGATAGAAACCCAGATGCTGTTTATTCATGTAAGGTTCCTATTTGTCTCTTCCAGCTTCTGTTTCCTGTTCTTGGTTCCTAACCTCTACTCCTGCCTTCTGCTTCCCTCCTAATGTGAGCTCAACTCTCAGCTTTCTCTCaagtttttttatatttattgggCCTCACCTTCCTCCTGTAGCTCCTATCTGTAGTATACCTGGaaaggaatttctttttcttcacaccCCAAAACGCCTCTCCATCAGACATAGGGCTCATTGTTATACAAGTAAGTTCCTCTTCTTAGATGGGGATGTGCATTGCAGAAGCACATGCCAGCACCGTAATGTCATCTTGCAAAACTAAGCTTTCAGGGAGAGTTACTTTTTGATGGGCAAGCAAATTGTTGCTGCCTTGCTCCCTGTGGCAAGCATGGATGAGTAGATTTTTGTTTGTATTGGTAAACTCTCATTTTTTGAGATTTAATTTAGTGACTCAAAAGTCAGAATTCATATGCAGTTTTGGTAGCATCTAgaaattgtggatttttttccaaaaggaactCTGAACTTCTGTTGGCCAAGCTGTCGTCATAATTAGAACTTTAATCTACTATAACTTCAAGCAATGCCTTAACAAAATTGAAATACCTGTTAAACTGGAATTAAATTGGCAGCAAACTTTATGGTTGTGACAAACTGACTTCTGCTGGCTCTGTCTTCAGCAATCTGTCCCTCACGTATTGTTAAGTTTCATTGCCTAGCCATTGTTTCTAGTCTGTTATAAATAAATTGCTGTAATTATGTCTTCCTGTGaccttcctgttttttctttagtcatcatatttttccttaaaacttTTTAGTAAGTATGTAGCAGGTAATTCTTTGTCAAAGAAAAGCTACTATATGAATGTGTCTATGCAGACCCATGGTATGGAGCCTAGGTACTCTTCTACCCTGCTGCTAAAGTAGTTGTAATCAACATGCAGCCTGAGACTGCCCATTTTTCAACTgtaagttatttaatttttcctttaaagtgtcTTCTCTATTGGTCAAGCTTAGTAGATTCCAAGAATTGAATGGCATCAAGTGACCTTTTTTCATGGACAATGTACTTGCTTCCTTGATgctgtcagaaaacaaaatctggAATCGTTCCCATACAGCACAGCAGCGACACTTGACTCCTTAGTGTTTAAATTTACCCTTGCACTAAACTCTCAGGAAATTCTCTTAGTGAGCACATAAACAATTTTCACTGTTTAACCTCAAAGCCCTGCTCACTTTAAGTCTTGAGCAAGTTTGAGGTCTTGAAACCTGAGTATAGTTTCTTTGCGATGGAACTGGAATTGCTTACAAATGAAGTCAGAAGTGTTTCCTGCTGCCTGCATCTGTGCTGAGACTATTTCCTCCTCTTTAAGAGAGGAGAGCATTTAACAAAAGTGGATTATTTCAAACtgctgagcagcctgttccactcctttcccctcccaccctctaccttttattttatttcagctctttttctgcactattttttttattttgataagtCTCATACTGACTGTAATCTACCTGAATGTTTCTTCATCATTTTCCTATCAAGAAAAATTGAGGTTGCAGAAATAGATTAGACAGCTTTTTGGGAACTGGCTCAGTCAAAGTTAAAACTGAGTTCTAGTATTTGTATTCCTTCTCAACCATTGCTCAACTTGTGATGCTTCAGCTGTGGAATTCACTGGGGCAAAATCTTGGCTCACTGTCAAGCCACAGCAATCCTGTGGGCCTGCCATAGCCTCTTCCTCACTCGTTGCCCACCAGAACCCACTCTACCATAATTAGCATTGAGTTGCAGAAAGTGAATCGCTGCAATTTTTCTGAGAACTCTGGAAGCCATGCATGAACCCAAGCCAAGTCCCCTAGCAGTTGATTCATTTTCCAGTTAACAAGCTTTCTCTTCTTCCCGTAGAAATTTCAGTTGCCAATGAAGGAAACCTGCGTTGGGTGTCAGAAGACTGTGTACCCGATGGAAAGGCTCTTTGCCAACCAGCAGGTGTTTCACATCAGCTGTTTCCGCTGTTCCTATTGCAACAGTAAACTCAGGTAAACACACTGCTCCATTTGGCTGCCCTCTAGGAAGTGTAGCTTTCCTCTTCAGCAGCTGAGCAAGATGCTGTTCAGGCTTAGCTGAGCTGAAGGCAACCATAATCCAGCGAATTGGAGAGGAGCGTAGGAGTGGTAATACAGTCCTAGTTCTGCCAGTGGCTTTTGCACTTGATGCAGTCTATTTTTAAACTCTTAATGTAATTTTATGTGGGGAAAAATACAATGTCCAACTTTGTAAAGAACtcctgacatttgaaaagaggaCCATACAAACTCATGAAAGCTGTAAGCTTGTCTTTTCTAAACATGTTGGAAGACTGAAATTGAATCTCTTCAGTAACATAACTAAAATATACAAACGTCTCGGTGGCTGAGACACAGAATGCTAACATTTGACTTTGTATTTTCCTGAACAGTCTTGGGACATATGCATCTCTGCGTGGGAACATTTACTGCAAGCCTCACTTCAATCAGCTCTTCAAATCTAAAGGCAATTATGATGAAGGCTTTGGACACAAACAGCATAAGGAATTATGGGCAGGCAAAACTGAATGTGAAGAATCCCTGGAGAAAACTGTCCATGGTGTAAATGCAACAGAAAGTCCGCAAAGCCCAGGAGTGGAGGATGCCCCAATTGCAAAAGTAGGAGTTCTGGCAGCAAGTATGGAAGCAAAAGCTTCAGCTttacctgaaagagaagagagaccagcagaaacaaaaaagctcAGGATTGCCTGGCCACCTCCATCTGACCAAAGTATCCAAGGAAGTGCCTTAGATGAGGGCATCAAAGTATTCAAACCCAAATGGCCCCCGGAAGAAGAGATTTCCAAGCCAGATGTGCTGGAGGATGTGGATCTGGATCTCAAAAAGTTAAGAAGATCTTCCTCACTGAAGGAAAGAAGTCGTCCCTTTACAGTAGCAGCCTCATTTAGAACAATATCTGTTAAAGGCCATAAAACAGAGAATTCATCTTCTCCTTCTAAGGCAGGGAGAGACACGTTGAAAAGAAGTGAGGAACTGGAGAGAGAGGTTGTGGTagacaaaaagcaaaaggaaaagaaggttgAGAATAGGAACATCCAGAGtgctgaagagaaaaacataGAGGAAGAACGGGAATTGTCTGCTATCAAGACAGTAGAGCATAACTTTGTAGAAAATGGCCAGGTGAATGCAGAGACAGATGAGGAAGAACACGCTATGGAAGAGCAGGAAATTCCAAATGAAGAATTCCTGGAACAAAATTCTCCTAAGCATTCCAGCTTAGCCAATGTCGTGACTGCTAAGGAATCATCTCCTAACCAGAATCGCAAATCCCAAGATGTTGGTTTCTGGGAGGGTGAAGATATGGAAGATCTCTCTGTGGAAGAACAGATCAAAAGGAATCGTTACTATGAAGAAGATGATGAAGAATAAATGGGCCTTTTACTAGAAAACTTGCTGCAAGGTGCTGGGCCTTTTTAAATCGGTGTTTTTAGCTTTAACAAACAGCTGTCCTCCATGAAAGCGATGCTATACTGCACATCGACATTAAGGGAATTCTATGTACAAATTATCTCAACTAGAAAAATACTCTGGAAGCCTGCAAAGAGTATATTTAGGTGCATGGAAACAAGTATCTGGCTGTGGGATAGCTTCAACAGGTAATCTCTGTCCACGGCACGAGAACAGAGCTGTTCTGTACTCCTACTGTCTTATCCTTTTGAGCTTCAATACATATTTCACTAACAATTTACGGAATTTCACTGTATTCGCAATGGTGGTGTGAAACAGGCTTTCTGTAATACACTACTTTTACCACTACAAATGCTACTGCAGTGCTTAGGGACCAATTTCAAAGGGACTTTCTGGCCTGCTTTAAAAATGGTGACTTAATGCACTTTAATACATGTCAAGGGCacaactgggattttttttaataataaaaacatttatgtttGTGCTTAGTATCCAACAACTAAAGCATCTTAAACTGAGTGCAACgtgattttctttctcaaaactgCCTATGATCAATTGAAGACTCcctactttattt from Calonectris borealis chromosome 30, bCalBor7.hap1.2, whole genome shotgun sequence includes the following:
- the LIMA1 gene encoding LIM domain and actin-binding protein 1, producing MEPSPFNRRQWTSQSLKITAKELSLVNKNKSSALLERFSKYQKAAEEATAEKKRSNTENLPPHFKRGNLSVLKKKWENPVLGTESQKQTLQSSCAEVRHKVASPGLRIGSSPASSPDAEQTPGDGATSDAQAPSSTPGQLQCPGGDSRKFKSHPPESGKMENCLRDSREVEKPEASENTDSSGKIEKYSVPLNKLKMMFEKGEATQTKVPRDQRKTAVGRRISENSLSSEDFDVGQGEKSHSTSGHLVDTSPALSPDKAETKKSLEMPRLTETSIKDRLAKYQAAVSKQGSSTGLITMNEIQASESELKNYKSEQKENMPPSLEDSISYQDGEKVSVGENSLSFHSGLLEDGNVGQNLESETEVQKPVSTKQQNFGSKPAGQTDASLPKAVKKFQLPMKETCVGCQKTVYPMERLFANQQVFHISCFRCSYCNSKLSLGTYASLRGNIYCKPHFNQLFKSKGNYDEGFGHKQHKELWAGKTECEESLEKTVHGVNATESPQSPGVEDAPIAKVGVLAASMEAKASALPEREERPAETKKLRIAWPPPSDQSIQGSALDEGIKVFKPKWPPEEEISKPDVLEDVDLDLKKLRRSSSLKERSRPFTVAASFRTISVKGHKTENSSSPSKAGRDTLKRSEELEREVVVDKKQKEKKVENRNIQSAEEKNIEEERELSAIKTVEHNFVENGQVNAETDEEEHAMEEQEIPNEEFLEQNSPKHSSLANVVTAKESSPNQNRKSQDVGFWEGEDMEDLSVEEQIKRNRYYEEDDEE